The genomic region TAGCAGAATTAACAGCATCCTGACCAATCATTGCGTCTACAACCATTAAAATTTCTTCTGGTTGAGCTATCTTTTTAATTTCTTCCAATTCTTGCATCATTTGTTCATCTATATGTAGTCTTCCTGCGGTATCTAATATAACAATATCATGTAAAAGTTTTTCGGCATAGTTCATAGCTTCTTTAACTATTTTGACAGCATTTTTTCTATCACCAGTAAATACTGGAACTCCTATTTGATCACCTAATTGAACTAGTTGGTCAATAGCTGCAGGTCTGTATGTGTCTGCTGCAACCAATAAAGGAGCTTTACCCTGTTTTTTGAAATAATTAGCTAATTTAGCAGCGTGAGTGGTTTTACCGCTTCCCTGCAACCCAACTAACATAATATAACCAGGTCTTTTTGAAATATTTAATTTAGGTTTTTCATTACCACCCATCAATTCAATTAACTCATCTCTAACAATTCTAATAAATTCTTGGTCTGGTGTTAAACTTTCTAAAACCTCTTTTCCAAGCGCTTTTTCCCTTACTTTTTCGATAAATTCTTTAACAACTTTATAGTTTACATCTGCTTCTAATAAGGACATTTTAACAGTTCTAACTGCGTCTTTTATATTTTTTTCAGATAATTTTCCTTGCCCTTTTAATGATTTAAAAGCTTTTGCCAATTTTTTTTGGATATTGTCAAACATGTACACACCTCCGGTGAGGAATAAAGAAAATTGAAATCAAAACTAAAGATAAATAAACAACAAGTTGTTTAACCTCCGGTGAGGAATAAAGAAAATTGAAATCAAAACTAAAGATAAATAAACAACAAGTTGTTTAACCTCCGGTGAGGAATAAAGAAAATTGAAATCAAAACTAAAGATAAATAAACAACAAGTTGTTTAACCTCCGGTGAGGAATAAAGAAAATTGAAATCAAAACTAAAGATAAATAAACAACAAGTTGTTTAACCTCCGGTGAGGAATAAAGAAAATTGAAATCAAAACTAAAGATAAATAAACAACAAGTTGTTTAACCTCCGGTGAGGAATAAAGAAAATTGAAATCAAAACTAAAGATAAATAAACAACAAGTTGTTTAACCTCCGGTGAGGAATAAAGAAAATTGAAATCAAAACTAAAGATAAATAAACAACAAGTTGTTTAACCTCCGGTGAGGAATAAAGAAAATTGAAATCAAAACTAAAGATAAATAAACAACAAGTTGTTTAACCTCCGGTGAGGAATAAAGAAAATTGAAATCAAAACTAAAGATAAATAAACAACAAGTTGTTTAACCTCCGGTGAGGAATAAAGAAATTTATAGAATATTAGATAAAAAACAAAATATACTCAGATTATAGTAATCTGTATTTTACTACAATCTGTAGATATTACTTCTATTCATCAATGTTTAATGAATTAACATAAAAATACAAGTCTAGTATACTATAAAAATTCTTTTTTTTCATGAATTCTATTGAACAAAATGTGAGAAGGTGGAAAATTTAAAGTTACAATTTAATTACGGTAATAGAAAGAAAAATTTAATTCATTCTCAAAGAAGAATTTACATTGAAAGGGTGTATAATTAAAATGGGGGGTGAAATTATGCCGTTTTTATTTCTATTTTCTATATTTATTGTATCTATATTGATATCCTGGATCATTGCAAAGGTTTTTAATTCACCAATAAAAAAGATTCTTGAAAAAATTATAAATGATCCAATTAGTGACGCATGGAGAAAATATTTAATATTTGCAATCTACATTACAGGAATATCTTCTGGTGTAAGAATTTGGGAAATAGAAAGATATTTTGGAGTTTCAGAAGTAGCAAGAGAAGGTGGAGAAATAATACAAAAAGCCATCTCTCTGACGCCAGAAAGATGGACTCTTGAAATTTTAAGAACCATTATAGAAGCTCTACAGGGTATTTCGGTAATGCTATTAATATTCTTTATATTTGCTTTAATTGCTTTTGTAATAATGAAAGCTATTGAAAGCAAGCATTCAGAAAAAAAGAATGTATAATAAATGAGTTATAAATCCAGCAATAATACCTGCAACTGTGTGGGAAAGAATGGCTTTACTTGCTAATTTCCTGGCCTTTAAAGAATCCATCATGGCAATATGAGTGGATAAATAACCACTCCATGTCATCCCAATTGCAGTTAAAACAGCTATATCATTAGGAGTAATAGATTTAGTTTCTATAAATTTAGGAATTAAGGCTAATGCAGCACCAGTTGATCCTAAAGAAGTTAATGGAAATGCAATTAACTTTGGAGATTTAAAACCAAAAAGAAAGTTTAATATAAAATCTAGTTTTGCACCTATCCATTGTAAAATTGGAACACCTTCATATGGAAGTCCTTGATAACCTATTGAAGGATCTTTTGGACCGTTTGTAAACATCATAACTATTGTACTTATAATTAAAACACCTGGTATAATGGATAATCCTAAATCAACACCAATCTTTCCACCTTCTAATAATCCATCGATTAATCTGGAAATAACACTACCTTTCGTAGCATTCCAGTATTCTATATCTTCTGGGTGATCAACATGTTTTATATTCTTATAATGTTTTTTAGTATAATATGAAAATATTCTAACGCTAATAATACTTCCGATAACGGCTCCGAAATTTCCAAGTAAAACAGGAAAAAATAGATTTTCTCCCATTGCAGATGATTGAGCTATCATAAATGTTGTAACAATTAATCCCATTCCGAAGGATGTTCCTAAATTACATAATAATGGGATTTGCCATTTTTCAAAATATTTTGTGAATTGTTTATCTTGTGCCAAAGATAAAATAGCAGGATTATCTGATAAATAGGTAGTTAATATTCCAAGAGCAGAAGCTCCGGGTAAGTTATATAATGGTTTCATTAATTTTGAAAGAAGTTTGTTTAATAAGTAGACAACACCAAATTCTGAAAGAACATTACCAAATGCACTTGTTAAAACAGCCACAGCCATAATAAAAAACACAGTATTTAATAACAAATCATGAGCTGTAGACATTAATGTTTTAAAAAAATTACTAACCCCCATATAATTCATTACAGGTAAAAATATTGCTGATGAAAGAATTAAAAAAAGGAGAGGTTCTCTAATTTTATTTTTTTTAACAATTTCTTTTTCTTCCATAATATACCTCCAGGATATTGAAATATTAAACAAAATATATTATAATAAATATGAAAAAAATTTCAAACATTAAATTAAGTGATTTTTGGTTTTTGAAGTCAAATAAATATGTTTTTAGATAAATATGCTTTTAAATTTAATTAAAGCTTCAAAATTAAATAACTTACTTTTGTTAAAATATATTTACAAACGGAGGCGTGTTCCGAATTGGCTAAGGAGCCGGTCTCGAAAACCGGTGAGGGTTACACCCTCGTGTGGGTTCGAGTCCCACCGCCTCCGCCATTTTTATATATTCTGGTGGGAGGGTTTTTAATGAAAAATTTAAAAAATGTATACGAACATTTAAAAAAGAATGTTGAAAAGGGGAAAACAAATTATGCCGTTCCAAAAAGATGGATGCCGGATGATTATGAGGGAACTGTAAGATTAAAGGGAAGAACATTTGTTGTTAATCCCTATGAATATTTTACAAAGATAGTAGAAGGCATTATGAAAAACAATGATGAAACAAATGATTATTCAAAGCCACTATCTTTTACAACCAATGAAAAAACAACAGAATGGTTAAAAAAATCAATTATATATAGCGCTCATGTAAGAATGACAGCAGCTTATCAACACGATGTAAATGCTGCTTATTTTAAACCAGATGACGATTTAGGCTATAGAGAGAGTGGAACGTTTTTAAAAATGATCGCACTATTGCCTTATTTAAAAAAATTCAATGTAAATGCTATTTATTTACTTCCTATTACTCAATCAAGCAATAAATTTAAAAAAGGTGAAGTAGGTTCACCATATGCAGTAAAAAGTTTTCACCATGTGGAAAAGGATTATCACGATCCATTATTAGAAGGATTTAATGCAGATCAAGAATTTTCAGCGTTTGTAGAAGCTGCGCATATGATGGGAATGAGAGTTATCTTAGACTTTATTCCAAGAACAGCGTCAAGAGATAACAATTTAATATTAGAACATCCTGATTGGTTCTATTGGATTGATATAAATGAATTATCATCATATAAACCACCAAAAATAGAAGAATTGGATTTTGAACAACCATCAACAGAAAATTTGCCTATACTGTATTCAAATCCAGAAGTAAAAAAACATTTGAAAAAATTTAGATGGGCACCTAATATTACAGATCCTCAAAAATGGGAAAACTTTGTAAAGAAAAATAAAAACAATCCAGATTTCTTAGAAGAAATAGTAAAGGAATTTAAAATAATTACAGTTCCAGGATTTTCCGATTGGATTAACGATCCACAACCAACATGGGATGATGTAACTTTCTTAAGATTATTCTTAAGCCATCCAATGGAATCAGAAAAATATTTAGAAAACCCCGAAGAACAACCACCATATGTATTATATGATGTCGTTAAATCAAGTAATTTCCCTGGTAAAGTAAAAAATGAAGAATTATGGAGTATGATAGCAAATATAATGCCTTATTTCCAAAAAAATTATGGAATTGATGGTGCAAGATTAGATATGGGTCATGCTTTACCAAAAGAATTGGAACATAGAATAATATCTAACGCTAAAAATTATGATCCATCATTTGCTATTATTGCTGAAGAGCTTTCTATGGATAATCATAAAAAGGCGAAATTGAGCGGATATGATGCAATTTTAGGTAATACATGGTGGGCAGAGCCAAGACATAAAGAAAGTTGGTTTATAAAAACAGTTAGAGATATAATGCCAAAATTGGAAGTTCCATCAATGGCTACTGCAGAAACTCCAGACTCACCAAGAGCAGTAACAAGAGATGGTGGAGAAGTATTTGCAAAACTTTCAGCAGTTGTGAATACATTTATGCCAAATGGTTTAACCGTAATCAACTCAGGAAGTGAAATATTTGAAAAGCAACCAATGAATTTAGGACTTGATTTTGAAAAACCAGAAGAAGAAAGATATAAATATTTAAAACCTACAGATCAATTCTATGGTAAATTAGCATTTTTTGATTATTACGCATTACATTGGGATGTAGACAAACATATGGTAAAACTATTAACAGTATTAGGGAAAATAAAAAAGGAATATGTAGATTTGATAAGCAATATCAGTCATTATAGATATACAGAACATATGGATAAAGTATTTTCTATTTTCTATTGGAATGGTGAAAAAGGACTATTAATTCCAGTAAATTTGAATTTCGATAAAGCTGTAAATTTTGGATTTGATCTTGGTTATCATACATGGAGAGGCCATCATAAGATAAGTTTATTGCTTGAAAATTATAGAAGATGTGATTTTAAATGGGATGAAGGAGCATGGTTAAATATAAATCTAAATCCTGGAGAAGCAAAAATATATCTTGTAGAATAAATAAGAAGCTGGCTGTAATTAGCCAGCTTCTTTATTGTAAACATAAAAATCTATCAAAGTAATAAGATAAAGTAATAAGATATAAACAAAAAACTCCCCGAAAAACCGGGGAGTTTTTGTGGTGGCCAGGGACAGAATCGAACTGTCGACACCTGGATTTTCAGTCCAGTGCTCTACCAACTGAGCTACCTGGCCATCTAATAAAATGGTGGGTGCTGCAGGGATCGAACCTACGACCTTCTGCTTGTAAGGCAGACGCTCTCCCAGCTGAGCTAAGCACCCACTCGTTTCTGGCGCCCCCAACGGGATTTGAACCCGTGCCTTTGGCGTGAAAGGCCAATGTCCTAGGCCGCTAGACGATGGGGGCAAATTTGGTCACATTTCCCTTCGCAACCGAAATATATATTACCAGAAAAATCATTAAAAGTCAAGAAAACAATAAGTTAAAAACTTTAAGAAATGATTTCTAATTTCGGAATATTGAGCAATATAGAAAAAAGTTTTTGAAAAGCACGTTTTCTATGACTAATTGTGTTTTTAACTTCTTTTCCTAATTGCCCAAATGTTAGAGTTTCACCTTCAGGGATAAATATAGGATCATAGCCAAAGCCATGTTTTCCGAGTATTGAATATGCTATTTTCCCTTTTACTTCACCTTCAACGGAAAAAAGTATATTATTTTTAGGATCGTAATATGTTGCTGCACATACAAAACGTGCATTTCTTTTTTCAAAAGGGACATTTTCTAATTTTTTCAATATGTATTTCATTTTTTCTATATATGTTTTATTTTCCATAAATCGAGCAGAATATACTCCTGGGAATCCATTTAATATCTCTATTTCAAGTCCAGAATCATCAGCGATTACAGGAGTTCTTAAAACTCGAGCAGTTTCAATGGCTTTTTTTATAGAATTTTCTATAAATGTTTTCCCATCTTCGTTAACTTCAAAATTTTTTAATATTTCAAACATCCCTTTGATTTCAAATTTATCCGGTTTAATTTCAGTAACTTCTTTTAATTTATGCTTATTATTTGTCGCCAGATATATCGTCATATTCCCAAACCAACCTCTTTTAATTTTTTTGCTGCTTCTGAAGGATTTTCCTGATGAAACACACCAGCACCTACAACAAATTCAGTTGCACCAGAATTATATAAGTCTCTAATGTTTTTTAATCCAACACCACCATCAACTTCAATAGCTACATTTACTCCTTTTTCATCAATCATATTTTTTAGTTTTTTAATTTTATTTAATGTTTCTGGAATAAATTTTTGACCTGTAAAACCGGGATTAACACTCATTATCAGAATTCTATCAACGAATGGCAATATTTCTTCCAGTAGAAATACAGGTGTATGTGGATTTAAAGAAACTCCAGCATCACATCCCATATCTTTTATTTTTGAAATTGTTCTGTGTAAGTGTGTAACAGCTTCATAATGAACAGTAATTCCATTTACACCCATTTTAGCGTAATCTTCAATATATCTATCAGGATCTATAATCATTAAATGTGCATCGAGGTATTTTTCAGTTATATTTCTAACAGATTTTATTATAGGTGTTCCAAAAGAAATATTTGGAACAAAAAGCCCATCCATGATATCTAAATGAATACCTTCTATATTATTTTCTACATTTTTAATCTCTTCTCCTAATTTTGAAAAATCAGCAGCTAAAATTGAAGGATAAATTTTCATTTCCATCTTTTCCTCCTTGTCTTTTTTTGATATTCGCTTACCTCATTATATATCTTCAAATAATTTTTATATCTAATTTCTGAAATTTCTCCATTTTCAACGGCGTCTTTAACTCCGCAATGTGGTTCATTGATATGAACACAATCATTAAAAGCACAATACATAGAATGTTCATGGAATTCAACAAAGAAATTTTGAAGTTTATCGGGTTCAAAATCATAAACTTCAAATGCAGCGAAACCTGGTGTATCAGCTACAAATCCTCCAAAATCAAATTTCAATAATTCTGTATAGGTTGTAGTATGTTTTCCTCTCTGAAGTTTTTCAGAGATTTCTCCAACTCTTAATTTAAGCCCAGGATTAATAGCATTTAATAGAGAAGATTTTCCAACACCAGACATTCCGGCAAATGTGGAAATCTTATTTTTCAGATAAGGTTTAATTTCTTCTATTCCAATCTTCTTTTTAGCACTTGTTAAAACAACAGGGTATAAAGGAGAATATATTTTTAAAAACTCGTCAATTTCATCTTTTTCCAATAAATCTACTTTATTTAATACTATAACACAATCCAGATTATTTTTTTCAACTTGAACAAGAAATTTGTCTATTATTAAATAATCCACTTTAGGGCTTTTTAAACATGTAACTAAAACAGTTTGATCTACATTTGCTATTTTTGGCCTATATAGCAAATTTTTTCTTGGCAGGATATTTTCTATTTTTGCGGTGCCATTTTCTATTGAATATTCTACATAATCACCAACTATTGGAGTTATTTTTTGTAATTTAAATTTTCCTCTTAAAAAAGCAGTAATTTTTTCTCTGGTATTCAGGTCTATTAATTCCAACGTATTTGAATGAAATCGAGTCACTATTCCTTTTTCTATCTTCACTTATTCACCTCCGAAGATGATATTTTTAATAATATTGTATCTCTTTTTTCAACAATAGTTCCAGGTTTTGGATCCATGTCTATGACTGTTTCGATTTTTTCATCAGAGTTATAAATTTTTATTATTTTATAATTTAAATTATAAGAAGTGAGGAATTGTTCAGCAACTTCCACAGGAACGCCAATTAAATCAGGAACCTTGAGCGACTCTATCTTTCCCAATTGAACAAAAATATGTCGTCCCTTTTTTACCCGTTCCCCTGCAGAAGGTTCTGTGTATAGTACTTTATTTCCAATTCCTTGAATTAAGGGGATTAATCCAATTTCTTTTAAAGCTTTAATAGCAGTATCTTTGCTTTCTCCTTTAACTTCAGGTACAATAACATATGAAGAGCTATTTACAAAAACAAACACAGATAGGAGCAAAATTAATCCTCCTGAAATTGCTCCTAAAATAAACATAATTGTATTGTAAGTCAGCTTTTTCATTATTTTCTTTAAATCTTTCATTTTAATTTTATACCCTTTTTCCTTAACTTTAATTGTCCACATGCTGCATCAATATCAGTACCCTTTTCAACACGTAAGGTAGCTTCAATTCCAAGTTCTTTTAGTTTATTCACGAAATTTGTTAAAAATCTCTTTGATGGTCTTTCGTAACCTGCAGGATTTGGGTTTACTGGTATAATATTAACCATAACCTTTAATCCTTTCAACAATTCTGCTAACTCTTCAGCATGCTTTTCTTCATCATTTAAACCTTTTATTGCAATATATTCAATAGTAACCCTGTTTTTGGTTTTCTCTTGGTAAATTTTACAAGATTGAATAACTTCTTCTATTGGATATTTTGCATTGATAGGCATTATTTGGTCTCTTATATAATTGTTTGGTGCATGTAAAGAAACAGAAAGTCTTATATCCATATCAAAATTTGCCAATTCTTCGATCTTATCTGCAATGCCAGCTGTTGAAATTGTAATTCTTCTTGCACCAAGGTTTTTCATCTTTTTATTATTCCAATTTCTAATAGCTTTTAAAACATTGTCATAATTTAATAATGGTTCTCCCATCCCCATTAAAACAATATTGTTTATATTTACATCTTTTAATTTTTCTATAGCTAAAACCTGAGCGACTATTTCACCAGCACTAAGATTTCTTTCAAAGCCACTTGCACCTGTAGAACAAAATTTACACTTTAGAGCACAACCTACTTGCGTTGAAATACATGATGAAACTCTATTTGGATAGAAAAGTAATACTGATTCAATAGTTTTTCCATCTTCTAATTTCCAGAGAAATTTAGTAGTACCATCTTTCTTTGATTCCTGAATATCTATTGGTTCGGGAATATAGATATAAAAATGTTCATCTAATAATTCTCTCTGAGATTTAGAAAGATTTGTCATTTCAAAAAAATCAAAAACATGTTTCTTGAATATCCAGTCTAATACCTGATCTACTCTAAATTTTTGTAATTTTATATTTTTGAATTCTTCAATTAATTCATCATAACTAAAATCTAAAATATTCTTTTTAACCATTTCAATTACCTCCTAAAACACGCAACATTCATAGCTCCATGTTATTTCAAAATTTAAATTTTCTGCCAAATCAACAGTGTGTTTAACAGGTTGAACTATTTTATCACTTATAAATAATAGTTTTTCCTGTAAATCTTTTCTATATTTTCCCTTTGGATGCATACAACCGAGAGTGAGTTTAATATGAGGGAATTTATCTTTTGTATATTTGAAGATATTATATACTTCATCAATTGATGGTGGAGATTCGTTTTCAAAATATGATCCTTTTGTAGGAATAAAAACCAGGAAAATAATCTCATCTATATTATCGTAACTTTTTAGTTTGTTTATAGCATCATATTCATGGGTTAATTTACCGCCGTTAAGTCCAATAGTAATATGCGGTTTAACGTTAAATTTCAGTTCAAGTAATGTATGGAATGTTTTCCACATTTCATCAAATTTATCAATACCATAGACATATAACATAGTTTCTCTATTTCCAACTAAATCAAAAGAAATAGCATCACTTATATCTTTAATTTTTAATAGTTCATCATAATTCATAAAGCCTGTATGAAGATTATACTTGAATTTATATCTTTCCTTATAGGCTTTTAATTTCTCAACAAATTTATATACAGGAACTTTTATTTCACTATTCATTCCGCCACTTAATAGTAAAGAAGTCTTATCAGATAAAGAATCTATATCATTAATTGTTGCCATGTTTTCAAGATAATGTTTATTGCAATGCTTACAATTAAGATAACAATAATTACCAGTTAAAGATATAGATTTAGTATCTCTCATTTTTACGAAATGTATCTTATTTTTCATTCATCTCACCACTAAATCTTTCGCATGCTTCTCTTGCAGCAAGCTGTTCTGCTATTTTTTTAGATTTCCCTATGCCTCTTCCATATGTTTTTCCATTTATTTTAGCTTCAATTATAAATGTTCTATTGTGTGGCGGCCCTTCTTGCCTTATTAATTTATATTCAGGCCTTATTTTAAGATCTTTCTGGGTTAATTCTTGAAGTCGTGTTTTATAATCTAGGAATAATTTTCCAGCTATTGCTTCTTTTATATAAGGATTTAAATTTTTTAATGCAAAATCTTTTGCTTTCTCAAAACCCAAGGATAAGTATATTGCACCCAATATCGCTTCAAAAAGATCTGATATTATCGAATGTTTTTCTCTTCCACCAAATCTTTCCTCGTTTTTACTGAGTAAAATATAATTACCCAAATTTAATTTTTTAGCTGCTTCAAATAATATTAACTCACTACCAACAGTTGCACGAACTCTGGCCATATCTCCTTCATTCAAATTATAATTTAAAAATAAATGTTCGGCAATTATTAAATTTAATACAGAATCCCCAAGAAATTCAAGTCTTTCATTAGAATTTATTTTTCGTCCTTTAGAAGTATAATCATTTGAATAAGAAGAATGACAAAGAGCTTCAAAAAGAAGCTCTTCATCGATATTATCAATACCAATAATTTTTTTAACCTTTTTTACAATTTTTCTCTCATAATCATTCATTTATTTTCTCCTTAACAATTGAATATAACGATTCTTCATCTAATTTAAAGATTTTAAATAATGAAGCATTATTTCCAGATGGTGAGTAATTATCTACACCTAGTGATTCAACAGTTAGAGGATTTAATTTATTTTTTACTACTGATTTTGAAAATTCTACTATTAAACCGTTATATTTGTTATGGTCTTCATATATGATTACATGTGAGTTATCTATATATTCGCTTATTTTTGCAGCATTAAATTCTAATGGAGCAGAAACGTTAATAACTGTGATGTTTATACCTTCTTCTTTTAATTTGTCTGCAACCTTAACAGCCTTATATGCTACACTTCCATGAGTTAAAATAGTTACTTTTTCACCTTTTCTGAGGACATCCATTTTTCCATATTCAAATTCGTAATTTTCGCCAAAGAATGGATTTCCATTTTCATCTAATATTACAGGGATTTTTGATCTACCCATAGCAATTACAACATTTCCCAATGTTGATGCTGCAAATCTAACGGCTTTATCTGTTTGGTTTGGATCTGCAGGTACTATTAATTTTGTGTCGAAGAAGCTTCTTACGATGCCAATATAATTAATTTCATGATGAGTTTTTCCATCTTCACCAATATCAATTCCACAATGTGTAACTGCTGTTTTTAGATTTGTATGATTAATATCGTTTAATCTTTGTTGGTTAAATGTTTCATCGAGTCCAAATACACCAAAATCTGCAAAGAAAGGAACGACGCCACAAACAGACATAGCACCTGCAATAGTAGCTGCGTTGTGTTCTTGAATGCCGATCTGTACATATGTTTCTGGGCTTACTTTTTCAAATTTTCCTAATTTAACAGAAGGCTTTAAATCACAATCAACTGCTACAATAGGAACTTTTCCTTTGTTAACTTTAGCGAGATCAGCAATAGCATTTCCAAAAGCGCCTCTGTTATCAATTTTATCATCTTTTGTATAAACAATAGGAGTACCTGGTTCAGCAGTAACCACATAATCTTCAAAATTTAATTTTTCCCTTAATAATGGTAAATTTTTTCTCATTTCTTTATATTTTTCTATATCGTTTTCTAATCCTAATTCTTTTAAGGCTTTATCTAATTCATCTTCTTTTAATGGAGCACCATGATATTCATGTCTATTTTCCATAAATGAAACGCCTTTACCAATAATTGTTTTAGCGATAATAACAGTTGGGCCTAATTTATAATTTTTTGCTTCTTCAATAGCATTAAATAATTGTTCATAATCGTGGCCATCAACTTCAATAATATTCCAGCCAGCAGATTCATATTCTTTAACAATATCAACATACAAAACATCTCTTGCTCTACCAGAAATTTGTATATCGTTATAATCTACTAATACAGTTAAATTGTTTAAATTTTCTTTTTTAGCAGTTCTTCGTGCTTCAGCAATTTGACCTTTTGGAGATTCTCCATCACTATGTAAAACAAATACATGATAATTATCTCCTGTTATTTTGGCAGCTAAAGCCATTCCAACGCCTGCAGATAAACCCTGTCCTAAATTACCTGTTGTCCATTCAACACCTGGAATTCCTCTGGTTATATGTCCTTCAAAAATTGAACCAGCATGTCTAAAACCTGCTATTAATTCATCAACATTGAAAAAACCAAGTCTTGCTAAAGCAGAATAAACACCAGGTGAAGTATGGCCATGGCTGATAACAACCCTATCTCTTTTAGGATCAAATGGATTTTCTGGATCTATATTTGCCATATTAAAGACACTTAAATACATATCAATTGAAGACATTGATCCACCGGGATGACCAGATTTTGCAACAGTAGTCATTTTCAAAATATCGCCTCTACATAATCTTCCGAGTTCTTTTAATTCGTTTAATGATTTCTTCATCTAAACTCCTCCTCCTTCTGTATTCTTATCATAAAAAAATTATTTTATTTTTCTTATAATTAATATAATCACGTTTAGTATAACACTAATTAATATAGCTGATGTTAAAGGAAAATAAAAAGTAAAATTTTCTTTTTTTATTAAAATATCTCCTGGTAGTCTTCCAATTTTAAAAGGAATTTTATCAAATAAATATATTAATAATCCAATAATAATTAAAACAATACCAATGGAAATTATATATTTCCCCAATTCCTGCATATTAATCACCTAAAGGGCAATTTTTTTTGAAATATTCAAAAGGTAATTTAACCATTACAGGTTGATTATTTTCTATAATTTGTAAAGTTACTTGTTTTAAAAAAGCATTAACTGTTATAACTCTTGCAGGAACATTTTCGTATTCAATAGTTGAACCTTCATTTGGAATACATTTCAATTCATTTTCATAAAACTCATTTTCATATGCCAGACAACACATTAAACGGCCGCATCTTCCTGAGATTTTTGCTGTATTTATAAGCATTTGTTGTGTTTTAGCCATTTCCATTTTTATAGAATCAAATTTTCTTAAGAATCTGGAACAACAGGTAATCTGACCGCATAATCCAATAGCTCCAATCATTTTCACTTCATCTCTAATGCCAATTTGACGCAACTCTATTCTTGCCTTAAATTCTTTTG from Marinitoga aeolica harbors:
- a CDS encoding alpha-amylase family glycosyl hydrolase — translated: MKNLKNVYEHLKKNVEKGKTNYAVPKRWMPDDYEGTVRLKGRTFVVNPYEYFTKIVEGIMKNNDETNDYSKPLSFTTNEKTTEWLKKSIIYSAHVRMTAAYQHDVNAAYFKPDDDLGYRESGTFLKMIALLPYLKKFNVNAIYLLPITQSSNKFKKGEVGSPYAVKSFHHVEKDYHDPLLEGFNADQEFSAFVEAAHMMGMRVILDFIPRTASRDNNLILEHPDWFYWIDINELSSYKPPKIEELDFEQPSTENLPILYSNPEVKKHLKKFRWAPNITDPQKWENFVKKNKNNPDFLEEIVKEFKIITVPGFSDWINDPQPTWDDVTFLRLFLSHPMESEKYLENPEEQPPYVLYDVVKSSNFPGKVKNEELWSMIANIMPYFQKNYGIDGARLDMGHALPKELEHRIISNAKNYDPSFAIIAEELSMDNHKKAKLSGYDAILGNTWWAEPRHKESWFIKTVRDIMPKLEVPSMATAETPDSPRAVTRDGGEVFAKLSAVVNTFMPNGLTVINSGSEIFEKQPMNLGLDFEKPEEERYKYLKPTDQFYGKLAFFDYYALHWDVDKHMVKLLTVLGKIKKEYVDLISNISHYRYTEHMDKVFSIFYWNGEKGLLIPVNLNFDKAVNFGFDLGYHTWRGHHKISLLLENYRRCDFKWDEGAWLNINLNPGEAKIYLVE
- the rpe gene encoding ribulose-phosphate 3-epimerase — translated: MEMKIYPSILAADFSKLGEEIKNVENNIEGIHLDIMDGLFVPNISFGTPIIKSVRNITEKYLDAHLMIIDPDRYIEDYAKMGVNGITVHYEAVTHLHRTISKIKDMGCDAGVSLNPHTPVFLLEEILPFVDRILIMSVNPGFTGQKFIPETLNKIKKLKNMIDEKGVNVAIEVDGGVGLKNIRDLYNSGATEFVVGAGVFHQENPSEAAKKLKEVGLGI
- the rdgB gene encoding RdgB/HAM1 family non-canonical purine NTP pyrophosphatase; translated protein: MTIYLATNNKHKLKEVTEIKPDKFEIKGMFEILKNFEVNEDGKTFIENSIKKAIETARVLRTPVIADDSGLEIEILNGFPGVYSARFMENKTYIEKMKYILKKLENVPFEKRNARFVCAATYYDPKNNILFSVEGEVKGKIAYSILGKHGFGYDPIFIPEGETLTFGQLGKEVKNTISHRKRAFQKLFSILLNIPKLEIIS
- the ffh gene encoding signal recognition particle protein, whose protein sequence is MFDNIQKKLAKAFKSLKGQGKLSEKNIKDAVRTVKMSLLEADVNYKVVKEFIEKVREKALGKEVLESLTPDQEFIRIVRDELIELMGGNEKPKLNISKRPGYIMLVGLQGSGKTTHAAKLANYFKKQGKAPLLVAADTYRPAAIDQLVQLGDQIGVPVFTGDRKNAVKIVKEAMNYAEKLLHDIVILDTAGRLHIDEQMMQELEEIKKIAQPEEILMVVDAMIGQDAVNSAKEFNNRLELDGFIVTKLDGDARGGVIISIRQITQKPVKFVGIGEKVNDLELFYPERYASRILGMGDVLSLIEKVESEIDKEKAEESANKFLEGKFDLNDFLEQIKQIRKLGPLSKILEMIPGVPKEGIDVNKSEAELKKIEAIINSMTKDERKKPRILNYSRKQRIAKGSGTTLQDINKLIKSYEQMKKMMKQVKKMKNKKSLFGKMPFGF
- a CDS encoding CD0519/CD1768 family membrane protein is translated as MEEKEIVKKNKIREPLLFLILSSAIFLPVMNYMGVSNFFKTLMSTAHDLLLNTVFFIMAVAVLTSAFGNVLSEFGVVYLLNKLLSKLMKPLYNLPGASALGILTTYLSDNPAILSLAQDKQFTKYFEKWQIPLLCNLGTSFGMGLIVTTFMIAQSSAMGENLFFPVLLGNFGAVIGSIISVRIFSYYTKKHYKNIKHVDHPEDIEYWNATKGSVISRLIDGLLEGGKIGVDLGLSIIPGVLIISTIVMMFTNGPKDPSIGYQGLPYEGVPILQWIGAKLDFILNFLFGFKSPKLIAFPLTSLGSTGAALALIPKFIETKSITPNDIAVLTAIGMTWSGYLSTHIAMMDSLKARKLASKAILSHTVAGIIAGFITHLLYILFF